In Electrophorus electricus isolate fEleEle1 chromosome 1, fEleEle1.pri, whole genome shotgun sequence, a single window of DNA contains:
- the rarab gene encoding retinoic acid receptor alpha-B isoform X2: MKALMSSRRFDRTAPASRGKRKRFWTGLPQKATRRWEEPTAVETQSTSSEELVPSPPSPPPPPRVYKPCFVCQDKSSGYHYGVSACEGCKGFFRRSIQKNMVYTCHREKSCVINKVTRNRCQYCRLQKCLEVGMSKESVRNDRNKKKKEEKKTECSESYVLSPDTEQMIERVRKAHQDTFPSLCQLGKYTTNNSSDHRVSLDVDLWDKFSELSTKCIIKTVEFAKQLPGFTTLTIADQITLLKAACLDILILRICTRYTPDQDTMTFSDGLTLNRTQMHNAGFGPLTDLVFAFANQLLPLEMDDAETGLLSAICLLCGDRQDLEESDKVDVLQEPLLEALKVYVRKRRPHKPHMFPKMLMKITDLRSISAKGAERVITLKMEIPGSMPPLIQEMLENSEGLDGSGGVRPSGGGCPPGSCSPSSAQSSPSPHSP, translated from the exons CTGTGGAGACGCAGAGCACCAGTTCGGAGGAGCTCGTGCCCAGCCCACCCTCGCCCCCTCCTCCGCCGCGCGTGTACAAGCCCTGCTTCGTGTGCCAGGACAAGTCGTCGGGCTACCACTATGGTGTCAGCGCCTGTGAGGGCTGCAAG GGCTTCTTCCGCCGGAGCATCCAGAAGAACATGGTGTACACGTGCCACCGCGAGAAGAGCTGCGTCATCAACAAGGTCACGCGCAACCGCTGCCAGTACTGCCGCCTGCAGAAGTGTCTGGAAGTGGGCATGTCCAAGGAGT CTGTTCGGAATGACCggaacaaaaagaagaaggaggagaagaagacgGAATGTTCCGAGAGCTACGTCTTGAGTCCTGACACGGAGCAGATGATCGAGAGAGTGAGGAAGGCCCACCAGGACACGTTTCCGTCACTGTGTCAACTGGGCAAGTACACCACG AATAACAGCTCGGACCACAGGGTGTCCCTGGACGTGGACCTGTGGGACAAGTTCAGCGAGCTGTCCACCAAGTGCATCATCAAGACGGTGGAGTTCGCCAAGCAGCTGCCGGGGTTCACCACGCTCACCATTGCCGACCAGATCACCCTGCTCAAAGCCGCTTGCCTGGACATCCTG ATTCTGCGGATCTGCACGCGCTACACGCCTGACCAGGACACCATGACGTTCTCGGACGGGCTGACGCTCAACCGCACGCAGATGCACAACGCCGGCTTCGGGCCGCTCACGGACCTGGTGTTCGCCTTCGCCAACCAGCTGCTGCCGCTGGAGATGGACGACGCCGAGACGGGACTGCTCAGCGCCATCTGCTTGCTGTGTGGAG atCGACAGGACCTAGAGGAGTCAGACAAGGTGGATGTGCTTCAGGAACCATTGCTCGAGGCGCTGAAGGTCTacgtgaggaagaggaggcctCATAAGCCCCACATGTTCCCTAAGATGCTGATGAAGATCACAGATCTGCGGAGCATCAGTGCTAAAG gGGCGGAGCGGGTGATCACGCTGAAGATGGAGATCCCTGGCTCCATGCCTCCTCTCATCCAGGAGATGCTGGAGAACTCAGAGGGCCTGGATGGGAGCGGCGGGGTGCGCCCGAGCGGAGGGGGGTGTCCCCCGGGCAGCTGCAGCCCCAGCTCCGCGCAGAGCAGCCCGTCGCCACACTCCCCCTGA
- the LOC118243038 gene encoding uncharacterized protein LOC118243038, with amino-acid sequence MFCFSGNSVYFTIILNLSLIYICVEGVCVCWQVCVLIFSSLLYLLRDRPSLALFRESRALERRKQPAGGVTDAPGCWRPKCHRDGVFTCSTCQMGPVPADMIHPPTPLCDLHGPAPLKPCRLCNTGTVPTETGGDRWRGKKVATSERNVCKVHTRTLLLVHRAGEIFFNVIVFINLYTPACENPGLSASVVVCGSTTSGVLSSLHPSTPPRTGWLYICIPWRGASCAGSVGGLSGEASQRPLARPLPTTALLITASLRAQGRERRQTEWVFGRGLPVCSHRFGRCGAWCEDMYDIHSVPLVTSNAACLGGRNAFVRM; translated from the exons ATGTTTTGTTTCTcgggaaactctgtgtactttactataattttgaatctctctctcatatatatttgtgtggaaggggtgtgtgtgtgttggcaggtgTGCGTGCTCATATTTTCCAGTCTGCTCTATCTTTTGAGGGACCGGCCCAGTCTGGCACTCTTTAGAGAGTCCCGGGCCTTAGAGCGCAGGAAACAACCTGCTGGTGGTGTCACGGATGCACCTGGTTGCTGGAGACCGAAATGCCATAGAGATGGCGtcttcacctgctccacctgccAGATGGGCCCAGTGCCAGCCGATATGATCCACCCACCAACGCCGCTCTGTGACCTGCACGGTCCTGCTCCATTAAAGCCCTGCCGCTTGTGTAACACAGGAACAGTACCGACCGAGACGGGTGGAG acagatggagaggaaaaaaggtcGCAACGAGTGAGAGGAATGTGTGcaaagtacacacacgcacactcctgctCGTCCATCGTGCAGGTGAAATATTCTTTAATGTTATCGTTTTCATAAATCTGTATACGCCTGCGTGTGAGAACCCAGGTCTGTCTGcgagtgtggttgtgtgtggctCCACAACGTCTGGAGTGCTGAGCTCCCTTCATCCTTCTACCCCACCGAGGACAGGCTGGCTCTACATATGTATACCCTGGAGAGGGGCTTCCTGTGCTGGTAGTGTTGGCGGTCTCTCTGGTGAGGCTTCTCAGCGTCCGCTGGCACGTCCTCTGCCCACCACAGCTTTATTAATTACGGCTAGCTTAAGGGCCCAGGGAcgagagaggagacagacagagtgggTTTTTGGGCGGGGCCTACCCGTCTGCTCACACAGGTTTGGGAGATGCGGCGCATGGTGCGAGGACATGTATGACATCCACTCTGTTCCTTTGGTTACCTCAAACGCCGCGTGTTTAGGAGGACGTAATGCGTTTGTAAGGATGTAG